In Hermetia illucens chromosome 1, iHerIll2.2.curated.20191125, whole genome shotgun sequence, one genomic interval encodes:
- the LOC119661524 gene encoding 27 kDa hemolymph glycoprotein-like — protein MNRRQVALIGLQFLLFSVYVYTQDVDLEQIKSQIPQLPGNISIPEEFANFTVDDFKSVIKSKCSKQSGDEAYENLEKELPNVMTCVSEIINTTAMQEEIKEASPKGELDVVFNKYCRKRPLLIQCIENLRGKIEPCLDEEEVVYSNITMRIVSSLLNFICHKDGDQIALFIAEKGPECFEQSKEDITKCVNSTFSKYVPKDGFNDISQLPRLVVGVEQCRDLNEFQDCVVRTLEKCEEITPANIVESMFRFIRNETTCADSKTSPLKSSSSTLQPAILGFLGITALVRLVYTF, from the exons TGTATGTTTACACACAAGATGTCGATTTGGAACAAATTAAATCACAAATACCACAGCTACCTGGTAATATAAGCATTCCAGAGGAGTTTGCCAATTTCACAGTCGATGATTTCAAGAGCGTGATAAAAAGTAAATGCTCCAAACAAAGCGGAGATGAAGCTTATGAAAACTTAGAG AAAGAGCTACCAAATGTTATGACATGtgtttctgaaataataaacacAACTGCAATGCAAGAAGAGATTAAAGAGGCGAGTCCAAAGGGTGAACTGGACGTGGTGTTCAATAA ATATTGCCGAAAACGCCCGTTGTTAATTCAATGCATTGAAAACTTAAGAGGAAAGATTGAACCATGTCTCGATGAGGAGGAGGTCGTCTACTCCAATATCACAATGCGAATCGTTTCGAGTTTGCTGAATTTCATTTGCCACAAAGATGGGGATCAAATCGCTT TATTCATTGCCGAGAAGGGACCTGAATGCTTTGAACAAAGCAAAGAAGATATCACCAAATGTGTTAACTCAACGTTCTCAAAATACGTGCCTAAAGATGGGTTCAATGACATTTCGCAGCTCCCCCGATTGGTTGTTGGAGTTGAGCAATGCCG TGATTTGAACGAATTCCAAGATTGTGTCGTCCGAACATTGGAAAAATGCGAGGAAATCACTCCAGCCAACATTGTAGAGTCAATGTTCCGATTCATACGTAATGAAACAACTTGCGCTGACTCGAAAACG AGCCCTTTGAAGTCGagttcttcgactctgcagccAGCCATCCTCGGCTTCCTTGGTATCACGGCATTAGTGCGACTAGTGTACACGTTTTGA
- the LOC119646306 gene encoding uncharacterized protein LOC119646306, which yields MGYPVRSYVTNDAPRAFKYINRHGKTVYTGYSFKVVLALLEKHNGTFVEIFYNKTKIVDGSVQHRMLVDREIDIAVHPYVLMGGILSVSYPITPIDVCVVVPAPQEIPASLYNVLPFDRTVWFTIFGSILIFFFVHLMVKVTSGKPINYVEDIIGSVGIIIAMTPEIEIYTRSWQNRIIFVFVAAYGLILVSLYHSTLTSLYTIKIYGKGMETLEDIMKANISIMVLDTEWMPLRNAVEPENFQKQFIPTEETVFIGHRNYFNTSFGYVSASDRMEWLLEQQTYFERPLFSPPIYCFIPTCLRIGMSPLSPYEEALDRVILQTFQTGLRDKWLKETFDDTVYAGIVKRMIVSRSKYKPLVLENLEYFWIFWAFGMILSMISFIVETSLTGHLVHDM from the coding sequence ATGGGTTATCCGGTTCGATCGTACGTAACAAATGATGCACCACGAGCATTCAAATACATCAATCGACATGGAAAAACAGTTTACACAGGATACAGCTTCAAAGTGGTTCTAGCCCTTCTAGAGAAACACAATGGAACATTTGTTGAGATTTTCTACAACAAAACGAAAATTGTTGACGGCTCAGTGCAACATCGTATGCTTGTGGACAGAGAAATCGATATTGCAGTACATCCTTATGTATTAATGGGAGGGATACTATCCGTCAGTTATCCGATCACCCCAATTGACGTTTGTGTTGTGGTACCAGCGCCTCAAGAAATTCCAGCTTCTCTGTACAATGTTCTCCCGTTTGACAGAACTGTTTGGTTCACTATCTTCGGttccattttaattttctttttcgtaCACTTAATGGTGAAGGTTACCTCAGGAAAACCTATTAATTATGTAGAAGATATTATCGGCAGCGTGGGAATCATCATCGCAATGACTCCAGAAATCGAAATTTACACTCGTTCCTGGCAGAATAGGATCATTTTCGTATTTGTTGCAGCTTACGGTCTGATACTGGTAAGCCTGTATCATTCCACTCTGACGAGTCTTTATACCATTAAAATTTATGGAAAAGGAATGGAGACTCTAGAAGATATAATGAAAGCTAATATATCCATTATGGTTCTTGACACCGAGTGGATGCCTCTAAGGAATGCAGTTGAGCCTGAGAATTTTCAAAAGCAATTTATTCCAACTGAAGAAACCGTTTTCATTGGTCATCGAAACTATTTCAACACGAGTTTCGGTTACGTCTCAGCTTCGGATAGAATGGAGTGGCTCCTAGAACAACAAACATATTTTGAACGTCCTTTATTCAGTCCACCAATATATTGCTTCATACCTACTTGTCTGAGGATCGGAATGTCACCTTTATCACCATACGAGGAAGCTCTGGACAGAGTGATCTTACAGACCTTTCAGACAGGTTTACGAGATAAGTGGTTGAAGGAGACATTTGATGATACCGTTTATGCTGGTATAGTAAAAAGGATGATTGTGTCACGAAGTAAATACAAACCATTGGTTTTGGAGAATCTGGAAtacttttggattttttgggctTTCGGGATGATTCTGTCAATGATCTCTTTTATAGTTGAAACTTCCTTAACTGGGCACCTTGTTCATGACATGTAA